From a region of the Sinorhizobium sp. B11 genome:
- a CDS encoding CpaE family protein, whose product MSTVDYEIKNTSELRHAEEAMRMGELENMRPLPRISVHAFCESEGLQRVMERCANDRRMSKVSLRITSGGTAAAANMFSSAPTPNLIILETRANPAGLLAELAPLAAVCDPSTKVIIVGYYNDIGLYRDLIRNGISEYMVQPVAMPDIMVAMATIFVDPEAEPLGRSIAFIGAKGGVGASTIAHNCAFGISNLFSTETILADLDLPYGTANIDFDQDPAQGIAEAVFAPERLDEVFLDRLLTKCSEHLSLLAAPSLLDRAYDFDGQAFQPVMDVLQRSAPVTVLDVPHAWSDWTRSVLSSADEVVICAVPDLANLRNTKNMLDALRKMRPNDKVPHLILNQVGMPKRPEISISDFCEPLEVEPIAIIPFDIGLFGNAANSGRMISEVDPKSPTSETFSQISHIVTGRVAIKKSRKGGLLGLLKRK is encoded by the coding sequence ATGAGCACCGTCGACTACGAAATCAAGAATACCAGCGAGCTCCGCCATGCCGAAGAGGCTATGCGCATGGGCGAACTGGAAAATATGCGGCCGCTGCCGCGCATCTCCGTTCACGCCTTCTGCGAAAGCGAGGGATTGCAGCGGGTGATGGAGCGCTGCGCCAATGACCGTCGCATGTCGAAAGTCAGTCTGCGCATTACCAGCGGCGGAACGGCGGCGGCTGCGAACATGTTTTCCAGCGCACCGACCCCGAACCTGATCATCCTTGAAACCAGGGCGAATCCTGCGGGCCTGCTTGCCGAGCTCGCGCCACTTGCTGCCGTCTGCGATCCCTCGACCAAGGTCATCATCGTCGGCTACTACAACGATATCGGTCTTTACCGCGATCTGATCCGCAACGGCATTTCCGAATATATGGTCCAGCCTGTCGCCATGCCGGATATCATGGTCGCAATGGCGACGATCTTCGTCGATCCGGAAGCCGAGCCGCTTGGCCGCTCGATCGCCTTTATTGGCGCCAAGGGCGGTGTCGGCGCATCGACCATCGCTCACAATTGCGCCTTCGGGATCTCGAACCTGTTCTCGACCGAAACGATCCTGGCCGATCTCGACCTGCCTTATGGCACGGCGAACATCGATTTCGATCAGGATCCGGCCCAGGGCATTGCCGAGGCTGTCTTTGCACCGGAGCGGCTTGACGAGGTTTTCCTCGACCGCCTGCTGACCAAGTGCTCGGAGCATCTCTCGCTTCTGGCTGCCCCTTCGCTTCTCGATCGCGCCTATGATTTCGATGGCCAGGCCTTCCAGCCGGTCATGGATGTGCTGCAGCGCAGCGCGCCGGTGACGGTGCTCGATGTTCCTCATGCCTGGTCGGACTGGACCCGTTCGGTCCTTTCGAGCGCCGATGAGGTCGTCATTTGCGCCGTTCCCGACCTCGCTAACCTTCGCAATACCAAGAACATGCTTGATGCGCTCCGCAAGATGCGCCCGAACGACAAGGTGCCGCATCTCATTCTCAATCAGGTCGGCATGCCAAAGCGGCCGGAAATTTCGATTTCAGATTTCTGCGAGCCGCTGGAAGTCGAACCGATCGCCATCATTCCCTTCGATATCGGTCTTTTCGGTAACGCCGCCAACAGCGGCCGGATGATCTCCGAGGTCGACCCGAAGTCGCCGACATCAGAGACCTTTTCGCAGATCTCGCACATCGTCACGGGTCGCGTGGCGATCAAGAAATCCAGGAAGGGCGGCCTGCTCGGCCTTCTGAAGCGCAAGTGA
- a CDS encoding CpaF family protein, with product MFGKRGNEGFGKAGAGGIAAPPPPMPAAAPAAPSGPAVLVEPSREPVRQQVAPPPIQTPQRKRPARTDEYYDTKAQVFSALIDTIDLSQLSKLDGESAREEIRDIVNDIITIKNFAMSISEQEELLEDICNDVLGYGPLEPLLARDDIADIMVNGAGQTFIEVGGKTIESEIRFRDNSQLLSICQRIVSQVGRRVDESSPICDARLPDGSRVNVIAPPLSIDGPALTIRKFKKDKLTLDQLVRFGAITPEGATVLQIIGRVRCNVIISGGTGSGKTTLLNCLTNYIDRDERVITCEDTAELQLQQPHVVRLETRPPNIEGEGEITMRDLVKNCLRMRPERIIVGEVRGPEVFDLLQAMNTGHDGSMGTIHANNPRECLSRMESMIAMGGFTLPAKTVREIISSSIDVIIQAQRLRDGSRRITQITEVIGMEGDVIITQDLMRYEIEGEDASGRLIGRHMSTGIGKPHFWDRARYYNEEKRLAAALDEMELKSKD from the coding sequence ATGTTCGGAAAACGCGGAAATGAAGGTTTCGGAAAGGCCGGTGCCGGCGGTATCGCCGCTCCTCCGCCGCCGATGCCGGCTGCCGCCCCGGCAGCGCCATCCGGTCCCGCGGTGCTCGTCGAGCCGTCGCGCGAACCTGTCCGCCAGCAGGTGGCGCCGCCGCCTATACAGACGCCGCAGCGCAAGCGGCCCGCCCGAACGGATGAATATTACGATACCAAGGCGCAGGTCTTTTCTGCACTGATCGATACGATCGACCTCTCGCAGCTCTCCAAGCTGGATGGCGAAAGCGCACGCGAGGAAATCCGCGATATCGTCAACGATATCATCACTATCAAGAATTTCGCGATGTCGATCTCGGAGCAGGAAGAACTGCTCGAGGATATCTGCAACGACGTGCTTGGTTACGGTCCGCTCGAGCCGCTGCTGGCGCGCGACGACATTGCCGATATCATGGTCAATGGTGCCGGCCAGACCTTCATCGAAGTCGGCGGCAAGACCATCGAATCCGAAATCCGCTTCCGCGACAATTCGCAGCTTCTTTCGATCTGCCAGCGCATCGTCAGCCAGGTCGGCCGCCGTGTCGATGAATCGAGCCCGATCTGCGACGCGCGCCTGCCCGACGGCTCGCGCGTCAACGTCATCGCGCCGCCGCTGTCGATCGATGGCCCGGCACTCACTATCCGTAAGTTCAAGAAGGACAAGCTGACGCTCGATCAGCTGGTGCGCTTTGGCGCCATCACGCCTGAGGGCGCGACAGTGCTTCAGATCATCGGCCGCGTCCGCTGCAACGTCATCATCTCGGGCGGAACGGGCTCGGGCAAAACCACGCTTCTGAACTGCCTGACGAACTATATCGACCGCGACGAGCGCGTCATTACCTGCGAAGATACGGCCGAACTGCAGCTCCAGCAGCCGCATGTGGTGCGCCTGGAAACCCGCCCGCCGAACATCGAAGGCGAGGGCGAGATCACCATGCGCGACCTCGTCAAGAACTGCCTGCGTATGCGTCCCGAACGCATCATCGTCGGCGAAGTGCGCGGACCAGAGGTTTTCGACCTGCTGCAGGCCATGAACACCGGCCATGACGGCTCGATGGGCACGATCCACGCCAACAACCCGCGCGAATGCCTGAGCCGTATGGAATCGATGATCGCCATGGGTGGCTTCACCCTGCCGGCAAAGACCGTGCGCGAAATCATTTCCTCCTCGATCGATGTCATTATCCAGGCGCAGCGCCTTCGTGACGGCTCGCGTCGCATCACCCAGATCACCGAGGTGATCGGCATGGAAGGCGACGTCATCATCACTCAGGATCTGATGCGTTACGAGATTGAAGGCGAGGACGCGAGCGGCCGTCTGATTGGCCGCCATATGTCGACCGGTATCGGCAAGCCGCATTTCTGGGATCGCGCCCGCTACTACAACGAAGAAAAACGCCTCGCCGCTGCGCTCGACGAGATGGAACTGAAATCGAAGGATTGA